From one Pseudomonadota bacterium genomic stretch:
- a CDS encoding flagellar hook basal-body protein yields MFDFNYQVNGIMQNQQMLNTYFNNMQNQFTPGYKAESVSFTDVLGQQMAGRGAKAKTNGIIFTQGQIYEDKNPTHMAINGQGFFAVTDGRQTHYTRDGQFQWGQDGSLQMGDGKKVMGFELDANGNQSGEAKPLKCAIDPQNGLYMGKYNSVSFDENGTLFGEVTETNPATNQTVTQKVPIAQVALASFANAGGLQKSGNTTFVESKNSGKVALGVSGQGALGKIATGSLEMSNVDFAQQAAAIGMAKQNYEANFAAFRAMDKLTESALGLIR; encoded by the coding sequence ATGTTCGATTTCAACTACCAGGTCAACGGCATCATGCAGAACCAGCAGATGCTCAACACGTACTTCAACAACATGCAGAACCAGTTCACCCCTGGCTACAAGGCCGAGTCGGTGTCGTTCACCGACGTGCTGGGTCAGCAGATGGCCGGACGTGGTGCAAAGGCCAAGACCAACGGCATCATCTTCACCCAGGGTCAGATCTATGAAGACAAGAACCCCACGCACATGGCCATCAACGGCCAGGGGTTCTTCGCGGTGACTGACGGCCGTCAGACGCACTACACCCGCGATGGCCAGTTCCAGTGGGGCCAGGACGGCAGCCTGCAGATGGGCGACGGCAAGAAGGTGATGGGCTTCGAGCTCGACGCCAACGGCAACCAGTCAGGTGAGGCCAAGCCCCTCAAGTGCGCCATCGACCCCCAGAACGGCCTCTACATGGGCAAGTACAACAGCGTGAGCTTCGATGAGAACGGCACGCTGTTCGGTGAGGTCACCGAGACCAACCCGGCCACCAACCAGACGGTGACCCAGAAGGTTCCCATCGCTCAGGTCGCCCTTGCATCGTTCGCCAATGCGGGTGGCCTGCAGAAGAGCGGCAACACCACCTTTGTCGAGTCCAAGAACTCGGGCAAGGTGGCGCTGGGGGTGTCCGGCCAGGGCGCTCTCGGAAAGATTGCCACGGGCAGCCTCGAGATGTCGAACGTCGACTTTGCACAGCAGGCAGCCGCAATCGGCATGGCCAAGCAGAACTACGAAGCCAACTTCGCCGCCTTCCGCGCGATGGACAAGCTCACCGAGTCTGCTCTGGGCCTCATCCGCTAG
- a CDS encoding flagellar hook-length control protein FliK codes for MDKMTEHPNLISLISSNKPESGARKQAANTEGDSFSKVLEKKTGKTDEAAEKSRETIASDKPTEKGREKSKDQVELEERLKARLNGKPGEMSMANYIYNIVLQNPDALSLSEKQAFKVGEFSNEAIDASEFKKMLGERGLDLKNLNLTQLAQLAQTTNKAQVTAFLDELVKKQRHDEKAPEGAMLGVKTDDSRPEQAEKERKTAEARGTESARTEETSPQPRFDLVSESQRPQSTETSSRKEEREKVIAQIIERMEIQNVGRRTELTLKLNPEYLGEMRVKLSSENGKLEASFETTSREVRQFIEEGWEGLRDTFTRKGLNLQKVTATLVESVT; via the coding sequence ATGGACAAGATGACGGAACATCCGAACCTGATCTCTCTGATCAGCAGCAACAAGCCCGAGAGCGGCGCGCGCAAGCAGGCCGCGAACACGGAGGGCGACTCGTTCTCGAAGGTTCTCGAGAAGAAGACCGGCAAGACCGACGAGGCCGCTGAGAAGAGCCGCGAGACCATCGCGAGCGACAAGCCGACAGAGAAGGGGCGCGAGAAGAGCAAGGATCAGGTCGAGCTCGAAGAGCGTCTCAAGGCTCGCCTCAACGGCAAGCCCGGTGAGATGTCGATGGCGAACTACATCTACAACATCGTGCTGCAGAACCCGGATGCCCTCTCCCTCTCAGAGAAGCAGGCCTTCAAGGTCGGTGAGTTCTCGAATGAGGCGATCGACGCAAGCGAGTTCAAGAAGATGCTGGGTGAGCGCGGTCTCGATCTGAAGAACCTCAACCTCACCCAGCTGGCGCAGCTTGCGCAGACCACGAACAAGGCCCAGGTGACGGCCTTCCTCGACGAGCTCGTCAAGAAGCAGCGTCACGACGAGAAGGCGCCGGAAGGCGCGATGCTCGGCGTGAAGACCGACGATTCCCGCCCTGAGCAGGCGGAGAAGGAGCGCAAGACAGCCGAGGCGCGTGGCACGGAGAGTGCCCGCACCGAGGAGACGTCTCCCCAGCCTCGGTTCGACCTGGTCTCTGAGAGCCAGCGCCCCCAGAGCACCGAGACCTCGAGTCGCAAGGAAGAGCGGGAGAAGGTCATTGCCCAGATCATCGAGCGCATGGAGATCCAGAATGTGGGACGGCGCACCGAGCTGACGCTCAAGCTGAACCCGGAGTACCTGGGGGAGATGCGCGTCAAGCTCTCGAGCGAGAACGGCAAGCTCGAGGCGTCGTTCGAGACGACCTCGCGCGAGGTTCGTCAGTTCATCGAAGAGGGCTGGGAGGGTCTCCGCGACACGTTCACCCGCAAGGGTCTGAACCTGCAGAAGGTCACGGCCACCCTGGTCGAGAGCGTCACATAG
- the fliN gene encoding flagellar motor switch protein FliN codes for MIEASESGGAPSSIDLLRDVPLEVQAQLGKSRKLVKDILKLNVGSIIELDKEAGEPVDILVNNKLIARGDVVEIDGNYGVRIIEIVSR; via the coding sequence ATGATCGAAGCCAGTGAGTCGGGGGGGGCGCCGTCGTCCATCGACCTGCTGCGTGACGTTCCCCTCGAGGTCCAGGCGCAGTTGGGCAAGTCACGCAAGCTCGTGAAGGATATCTTGAAGCTCAATGTCGGCTCCATCATCGAGCTCGACAAGGAGGCCGGCGAGCCGGTTGACATCCTGGTGAACAACAAGCTGATTGCGCGTGGCGATGTGGTCGAGATCGACGGCAACTACGGCGTGCGCATCATTGAAATCGTGTCTCGCTGA
- a CDS encoding lytic transglycosylase domain-containing protein, which yields MHEIQTMISSQQVAAPTSAAMSGQASFQAVMGGVMGAQGMPGAPSAAAGMQQMLPGMTPMGLTGMAGMLPGAGTPSPIPPSTTGAPAATQFDDHIKEAAEKWGVDPLLVRAVIQQESAFNPSATSSCGAQGLMQLMPETARSLGVSNAYDARENIMGGTRYLKGLLERFNGDTRLALAAYNAGAGNVQKYGGVPPFAETQNYVARIMSNYEGMKTPK from the coding sequence ATGCACGAGATCCAGACCATGATCAGCAGCCAGCAGGTGGCGGCGCCCACCTCGGCGGCAATGTCTGGTCAGGCGTCGTTCCAGGCCGTCATGGGCGGCGTGATGGGGGCGCAAGGCATGCCCGGCGCCCCGTCTGCCGCGGCGGGGATGCAGCAGATGCTGCCCGGCATGACGCCCATGGGGCTGACGGGAATGGCGGGAATGCTGCCGGGCGCGGGAACCCCTTCTCCGATTCCTCCTTCCACAACGGGCGCCCCCGCCGCCACGCAGTTCGATGACCACATCAAGGAAGCCGCCGAGAAGTGGGGCGTCGATCCGCTGCTGGTGCGCGCCGTGATCCAGCAGGAGTCGGCGTTCAACCCCAGCGCGACCTCGAGCTGCGGGGCGCAGGGCCTCATGCAGCTGATGCCAGAGACGGCGCGCAGCCTGGGCGTGTCGAACGCCTACGATGCCCGCGAGAACATCATGGGGGGCACACGTTACCTGAAGGGGCTGCTCGAGCGCTTCAACGGCGACACCCGTCTTGCGCTCGCCGCCTACAACGCAGGGGCGGGGAACGTCCAGAAGTACGGTGGCGTTCCCCCGTTCGCCGAGACCCAGAACTACGTGGCTCGCATCATGAGCAACTACGAGGGCATGAAGACCCCGAAATGA
- the fliM gene encoding flagellar motor switch protein FliM, with product MRDDSGGSFDQVMRLTREHSATRRYAMADRYDFKQTEKFSQDQTKFLERIYSSFAEHAITVLAPLLQTRVDLDLQPIKPQPYQKYLNSLPDPTMLVVFKVDADTQGLLSLEYELAFGLIDRLMGGRGVKFDEYRYFTDLERAVLQRPVARLLEAYGEAWRDVVSVRPVFGAMELNPLAVHIVPPSETMVVVTFHAVIAQSEGTIEICLPFKHLKSIVPKASFDEFLMSRQTAAAPGGLPPIVTKNLESAKVPISVEIGRAEVMFQDLLGLEVGDTIKLNTAIGEPLRIRVNDRTKFLGHPGTTRDGKLATKLVRVLTEGDEEFEE from the coding sequence TTGCGCGACGATTCCGGCGGCTCCTTTGATCAGGTCATGCGTCTGACGCGCGAGCACTCGGCGACGAGGCGGTACGCCATGGCGGACCGCTACGATTTCAAGCAGACCGAGAAGTTCTCGCAGGACCAGACCAAGTTCCTGGAGCGCATCTACTCGTCGTTTGCCGAGCACGCCATCACCGTGCTCGCGCCGCTCCTCCAGACACGCGTCGACCTCGACCTGCAGCCCATCAAGCCGCAGCCCTATCAGAAGTACCTGAACTCCCTGCCTGACCCGACCATGCTGGTCGTGTTCAAGGTCGATGCAGACACGCAAGGCCTCCTGAGCCTCGAGTACGAGCTGGCCTTCGGGCTCATCGATCGGCTCATGGGGGGGCGCGGTGTGAAGTTCGACGAGTATCGCTACTTCACCGATCTCGAGCGGGCGGTGCTGCAGCGACCCGTGGCTCGTCTTCTCGAGGCGTACGGCGAGGCGTGGCGCGACGTGGTCTCGGTGCGGCCCGTGTTCGGGGCGATGGAGCTCAACCCCCTGGCGGTGCACATCGTGCCGCCCAGCGAGACCATGGTGGTGGTCACGTTCCACGCGGTCATCGCCCAGAGCGAGGGCACCATCGAGATCTGCCTGCCCTTCAAGCACCTCAAGAGCATCGTTCCGAAGGCCAGCTTCGATGAGTTCCTCATGTCGCGGCAGACCGCTGCGGCCCCTGGCGGCCTGCCGCCCATCGTCACCAAGAACCTGGAATCGGCCAAGGTGCCCATCTCAGTCGAGATCGGTCGCGCGGAGGTCATGTTCCAGGATCTGCTGGGCCTCGAGGTCGGAGACACCATCAAGCTCAACACTGCAATCGGTGAGCCGCTGCGAATACGCGTGAACGATCGAACGAAGTTCCTCGGGCACCCCGGCACGACCCGGGACGGCAAGCTGGCAACCAAGCTCGTGCGCGTTCTAACGGAAGGAGACGAAGAGTTTGAGGAATGA